The Coffea arabica cultivar ET-39 chromosome 8e, Coffea Arabica ET-39 HiFi, whole genome shotgun sequence genome window below encodes:
- the LOC113704107 gene encoding uncharacterized protein At5g41620-like encodes MKRREKSGKGPAEKQENLGEKLKRVGKRGGHSTPVVPFWRLELQLQLQQQNLPLPLLAANSTSAAAHHHSRGGGGGGEEVERVQVTNAGVSPFQFPSVSARKLAATLWELHHYKLPLSRMHQGVGIAPPRIRRLHYHQHHQHHPYDDKGDLQHPDPSPSSPDLPGSASSLRRHVALLMQHHRPAERSNHALQPVSPASYGSSLEVAPYNPAISPSSSIGFRGRIGETSYSLKTSTELLKVLNRIWSLEEQHASNVSLVRELKKELDHARARIKELVRDQQADRQEIDELMKQIAEDKLARKSKEQDRINLAIQSVREELEDERKLRKRSESLHRKLARELHEVKMSFATALKELEKERKSRVLLEDLCDEFAWGIRDSEQELRALRQRYDKDWTEKAGHDHLVLHMSESWLDERMQMKLEHQNNLGGRTVVVDKLNSEIEAFLRAKRIAKSNKNNHLPARDVKFRKSTLESTPLNVGVSAPQDEDDADDSAGSGSHCFELHKPSALEIKSQENDVEEDHIDDRLKQNQTKKLPSNDKTKSRSPASLQVKFEEQMARAVLHSESKDHFEDLDQRNSQALNPVEISISKRSEIGEATEEGSSVRRNKPDGTPEPNSNYMIDNLIRSHYLLSESGSTHPEKDYGLASGGSSVWRSRASPVRQWTERLPSNELEISESSSKLPPDLKENTLKAKLIEARTRSQRSRSRLKGSKVSF; translated from the exons atgaaaaggagagaaaaaagtGGGAAAGGGCCAGcagaaaagcaagaaaatttGGGGGAAAAGTTGAAGAGAGTAGGGAAAAGAGGGGGACATAGCACTCCGGTTGTACCCTTTTGGAGACTAGAGCTACAATTACAACTACAACAACAAAACCTCCCCCTCCCTCTTTTAGCTGCCAATAGTACTAGTGCTGCTGCTCATCATCATAGTAGGGGTGGTGGGGGCGGTGGCGAAGAAGTTGAAAGGGTGCAAGTTACCAACGCTGGAGTCAGCCCTTTTCAGTTTCCTTCTGTTTCTGCAAGAAAACTCGCTGCCACCCTTTGGGAACTTCATCATTACAAGCTGCCTCTTTCTAGAATGCACCAGGGTGTCGGCATAGCTCCTCCGAGAATCCGACGCCTCCACTACCACCAGCACCATCAGCACCACCCTTATGACGACAAGGGTGATCTTCAACACCCTGATCCTTCACCTAGTTCGCCTGACCTG CCCGGAAGTGCTAGCAGTTTGAGGAGGCATGTCGCTTTACTGATGCAACATCACCGACCCGCTGAAAGAAGCAATCATGCCTTGCAACCTGTTTCTCCTGCTAGTTATGGTAGTTCATTGGAG GTGGCACCTTATAACCCTGCCATTAGCCCTAGCAGTTCTATAGGCTTCAGGGGAAGGATTGGTGAGACAAGCTATAGCCTCAAGACATCTACAGAACTGCTAAAGGTATTGAATCGAATTTGGAGCCTTGAAGAGCAGCATGCTTCCAATGTATCACTGGTGCGAGAACTGAAGAAGGAATTAGACCATGCTCGTGCCCGTATCAAAGAGTTGGTAAGAGATCAGCAAGCCGATCGACAGGAGATAGATGAATTGATGAAACAGATTGCAGAGGATAAATTAGCCAGAAAAAGCAAGGAGCAGGATCGCATTAATTTGGCTATTCAATCTGTAAGGGAAGAACTTGAAGATGAAAGGAAGTTGAGAAAGCGCTCAGAGAGCCTGCACCGGAAATTAGCCCGGGAGCTTCATGAGGTGAAAATGTCATTTGCAACAGCTTTAAAAGAgctagagaaagagagaaaatcacGTGTGCTTTTAGAAGACCTTTGCGATGAGTTTGCTTGGGGAATAAGAGATTCTGAACAAGAACTGCGTGCTCTAAGACAGAGGTATGACAAGGACTGGACTGAAAAAGCTGGTCATGATCACTTAGTACTTCATATGTCCGAATCATGGCTTGATGAGCGAATGCAGATGAAGCTTGAGCACCAGAATAATTTAGGAGGTAGGACTGTGGTTGTGGACAAGTTGAACTCTGAAATAGAGGCCTTTCTTCGAGCTAAAAGAATTGCCAAGAGTAACAAGAATAACCATTTGCCAGCAAGAGATGTTAAATTTCGTAAGAGCACTTTGGAATCAACCCCTCTGAATGTTGGTGTTAGTGCTCCTCAAGATGAGGACGATGCAGATGATTCTGCAGGTAGTGGGTCACATTGCTTTGAGCTACACAAACCAAGTGCTCTTGAGATAAAATCCCAAGAGAATGATGTTGAGGAGGATCATATTGATGATAGACTGAAGCAAAATCAAACAAAGAAACTTCCATCCAATGACAAAACAAAATCACGTAGTCCAGCCAGTTTGCAGGTGAAGTTTGAAGAACAGATGGCTCGAGCTGTATTGCatagtgaaagcaaagaccATTTTGAAGATTTGGATCAGAGAAATTCCCAGGCATTGAATCCAGTTGAAATTAGCATTTCAAAGAGGTCTGAAATAGGTGAAGCAACAGAAGAGGGCAGTTCAGTGAGAAGAAATAAACCAGATGGAACCCCTGAACCTAACTCTAACTACATGATTGATAATTTAATAAGGAGCCATTATTTGTTATCAGAGAGTGGGAGCACGCATCCTGAAAAAGATTATGGGCTAGCATCTGGTGGTAGTTCTGTCTGGAGAAGTCGTGCGAGTCCGGTAAGGCAATGGACCGAGAGACTTCCATCCAATGAGCTGGAGATATCTGAATCCTCTTCAAAATTGCCTCCAGATTTGAAGGAGAATACTTTAAAGGCGAAGCTCATTGAAGCAAGGACAAGGAGCCAAAGGTCCCGCTCGCGTTTAAAGGGCTCCAaagtctccttctag
- the LOC113704108 gene encoding uncharacterized protein isoform X2: MEEKPGNDAKQLEIFEVGPCADGYSMGFLIGHRFSGQIRSRLATDLILQNRLLPFAQTPQGHKLIKALSENNQKKFPNYWNELLGTAQGSGVPFLDILLLNFRKEILPFIPKSEADLSSRDDNNDDCSDILVVSDYMAIAAHNEDANVALIGHTYLIKGILPNGLCFTAYTYAGELPSCAFAFNSLGLAFTLNSVPPSQSEIVAGGIGRNFISRDLLEAESMDDALTRIRSSEVSVGHSYNLIDTGTRRILNVETASRTRVSVLEVGETPFFHANMYLHLQVHQVQDENSLTRQKSAALLPKSSKIDFLSLLGDTSDKTYPIYMTGPVLYTLCTVLIDLDDNTLSITEGNPKQREPSYVFSMS; this comes from the exons ATGGAGGAGAAGCCAGGCAATGACGCGAAACAACTGGAAATCTTTGAAGTTGGCCCTTGTGCAGATGGCTACAGCATGGGATTCTTGATAGGCCACAGGTTCTCCGGACAGATAAGAAGTAGGCTTGCCACAGACCTTATCCTTCAAAACCGGCTGCTGCCATTTGCTCAAACTCCTCAAGGCCACAAGCTCATCAAAGCTTTATCTGAAAATAACCAGAAAAAGTTCCCCAATTACTGGAATGAACTTCTGGGAACTGCTCAAGGAAGTGGGGTGCCATTTCTTGAT ATTTTGCTGCTCAACTTCAGGAAGGAAATACTTCCATTTATACCGAAATCCGAAGCAGATTTGAGTTCGAGGGACGATAACAATGATGATTGCTCTGATATACTTGTGGTTAGTGATTACATGGCTATTGCAGCTCATAATGAGGATGCAAATGTTGCTTTAATAGGCCACAC GTATTTGATCAAGGGAATACTTCCAAATGGACTATGTTTCACTGCTTATACATATGCAGGAGAGCTTCCAAGCTGTGCCTTTGCCTTTAATAGTCTTGGATTG GCATTTACGCTGAACTCTGTACCGCCGTCTCAGTCTGAGATTGTGGCTGGTGGGATTGGCCGGAACTTCATTTCGAGAGACTTGCTTGAAGCCGAGAGCATGGATGATGCCTTAACC AGAATTCGTTCATCAGAAGTTTCCGTGGGACACAGTTACAATCTGATTGACACAGGGACGCGGAGAATTTTGAACGTGGAAACTGCATCAAGAACTCGAGTTTCCGTACTTGAGGTTGGGGAAACTCCATTCTTCCATGCAAATATGTACCTTCATCTTCAAGTTCACCAG GTACAGGATGAGAATTCACTGACTAGACAAAAAAGTGCTGCTCTACTGCCAAAGAGTTCAAAAATTGATTTCCTTTCGCTCCTTGGAGACACAAGTGATAAAACATACCCCATTTATATGACAG GACCAGTACTTTACACCCTCTGTACGGTTCTTATTGATTTAGATGACAATACTCTATCGATTACAGAAGGGAACCCAAAGCAAAGAGAACCCTCGTATGTGTTTTCAATGTCATAA
- the LOC113704108 gene encoding uncharacterized protein isoform X1, with product MEEKPGNDAKQLEIFEVGPCADGYSMGFLIGHRFSGQIRSRLATDLILQNRLLPFAQTPQGHKLIKALSENNQKKFPNYWNELLGTAQGSGVPFLDILLLNFRKEILPFIPKSEADLSSRDDNNDDCSDILVVSDYMAIAAHNEDANVALIGHTLEMKCRCRYLIKGILPNGLCFTAYTYAGELPSCAFAFNSLGLAFTLNSVPPSQSEIVAGGIGRNFISRDLLEAESMDDALTRIRSSEVSVGHSYNLIDTGTRRILNVETASRTRVSVLEVGETPFFHANMYLHLQVHQVQDENSLTRQKSAALLPKSSKIDFLSLLGDTSDKTYPIYMTGPVLYTLCTVLIDLDDNTLSITEGNPKQREPSYVFSMS from the exons ATGGAGGAGAAGCCAGGCAATGACGCGAAACAACTGGAAATCTTTGAAGTTGGCCCTTGTGCAGATGGCTACAGCATGGGATTCTTGATAGGCCACAGGTTCTCCGGACAGATAAGAAGTAGGCTTGCCACAGACCTTATCCTTCAAAACCGGCTGCTGCCATTTGCTCAAACTCCTCAAGGCCACAAGCTCATCAAAGCTTTATCTGAAAATAACCAGAAAAAGTTCCCCAATTACTGGAATGAACTTCTGGGAACTGCTCAAGGAAGTGGGGTGCCATTTCTTGAT ATTTTGCTGCTCAACTTCAGGAAGGAAATACTTCCATTTATACCGAAATCCGAAGCAGATTTGAGTTCGAGGGACGATAACAATGATGATTGCTCTGATATACTTGTGGTTAGTGATTACATGGCTATTGCAGCTCATAATGAGGATGCAAATGTTGCTTTAATAGGCCACAC GCTTGAAATGAAATGCCGCTGCAGGTATTTGATCAAGGGAATACTTCCAAATGGACTATGTTTCACTGCTTATACATATGCAGGAGAGCTTCCAAGCTGTGCCTTTGCCTTTAATAGTCTTGGATTG GCATTTACGCTGAACTCTGTACCGCCGTCTCAGTCTGAGATTGTGGCTGGTGGGATTGGCCGGAACTTCATTTCGAGAGACTTGCTTGAAGCCGAGAGCATGGATGATGCCTTAACC AGAATTCGTTCATCAGAAGTTTCCGTGGGACACAGTTACAATCTGATTGACACAGGGACGCGGAGAATTTTGAACGTGGAAACTGCATCAAGAACTCGAGTTTCCGTACTTGAGGTTGGGGAAACTCCATTCTTCCATGCAAATATGTACCTTCATCTTCAAGTTCACCAG GTACAGGATGAGAATTCACTGACTAGACAAAAAAGTGCTGCTCTACTGCCAAAGAGTTCAAAAATTGATTTCCTTTCGCTCCTTGGAGACACAAGTGATAAAACATACCCCATTTATATGACAG GACCAGTACTTTACACCCTCTGTACGGTTCTTATTGATTTAGATGACAATACTCTATCGATTACAGAAGGGAACCCAAAGCAAAGAGAACCCTCGTATGTGTTTTCAATGTCATAA
- the LOC113704108 gene encoding uncharacterized protein isoform X3 — MEEKPGNDAKQLEIFEVGPCADGYSMGFLIGHRFSGQIRSRLATDLILQNRLLPFAQTPQGHKLIKALSENNQKKFPNYWNELLGTAQGSGVPFLDILLLNFRKEILPFIPKSEADLSSRDDNNDDCSDILVVSDYMAIAAHNEDANVALIGHTLEMKCRCRYLIKGILPNGLCFTAYTYAGELPSCAFAFNSLGLAFTLNSVPPSQSEIVAGGIGRNFISRDLLEAESMDDALTRIRSSEVSVGHSYNLIDTGTRRILNVETASRTRVSVLEVQDENSLTRQKSAALLPKSSKIDFLSLLGDTSDKTYPIYMTGPVLYTLCTVLIDLDDNTLSITEGNPKQREPSYVFSMS; from the exons ATGGAGGAGAAGCCAGGCAATGACGCGAAACAACTGGAAATCTTTGAAGTTGGCCCTTGTGCAGATGGCTACAGCATGGGATTCTTGATAGGCCACAGGTTCTCCGGACAGATAAGAAGTAGGCTTGCCACAGACCTTATCCTTCAAAACCGGCTGCTGCCATTTGCTCAAACTCCTCAAGGCCACAAGCTCATCAAAGCTTTATCTGAAAATAACCAGAAAAAGTTCCCCAATTACTGGAATGAACTTCTGGGAACTGCTCAAGGAAGTGGGGTGCCATTTCTTGAT ATTTTGCTGCTCAACTTCAGGAAGGAAATACTTCCATTTATACCGAAATCCGAAGCAGATTTGAGTTCGAGGGACGATAACAATGATGATTGCTCTGATATACTTGTGGTTAGTGATTACATGGCTATTGCAGCTCATAATGAGGATGCAAATGTTGCTTTAATAGGCCACAC GCTTGAAATGAAATGCCGCTGCAGGTATTTGATCAAGGGAATACTTCCAAATGGACTATGTTTCACTGCTTATACATATGCAGGAGAGCTTCCAAGCTGTGCCTTTGCCTTTAATAGTCTTGGATTG GCATTTACGCTGAACTCTGTACCGCCGTCTCAGTCTGAGATTGTGGCTGGTGGGATTGGCCGGAACTTCATTTCGAGAGACTTGCTTGAAGCCGAGAGCATGGATGATGCCTTAACC AGAATTCGTTCATCAGAAGTTTCCGTGGGACACAGTTACAATCTGATTGACACAGGGACGCGGAGAATTTTGAACGTGGAAACTGCATCAAGAACTCGAGTTTCCGTACTTGAG GTACAGGATGAGAATTCACTGACTAGACAAAAAAGTGCTGCTCTACTGCCAAAGAGTTCAAAAATTGATTTCCTTTCGCTCCTTGGAGACACAAGTGATAAAACATACCCCATTTATATGACAG GACCAGTACTTTACACCCTCTGTACGGTTCTTATTGATTTAGATGACAATACTCTATCGATTACAGAAGGGAACCCAAAGCAAAGAGAACCCTCGTATGTGTTTTCAATGTCATAA